A single window of Archangium gephyra DNA harbors:
- a CDS encoding MFS transporter, which yields MPVSQEVVDAPSRWIVRTRGLVVNGCCTSAPCLEPPILATLKHRDFALLWGSQVISGLGDWLRNMALLYWVFSITGGESPVATAAIAVITMAPALLLGLTAGTLADRWERRRVLISCDAIRGGLSLLMLLAVATSNLPLAYGVAFCSSVVEQLYDPARAALIRAVVPREELMAASSLRQTTTSAIAMLGMAVGTSIYFLLGPWWSFVLDSASFFASMLCGLALKTRSVGTSSSALSSVWRGAKEGLSHVRGSPFVRSLLVLGGMAMLASGLLEVVQIYLVTQQLGLPEDRLAWLGTALGVSMFAGFALVGVFHQRFEPRWLPGLGIGVAGVGVGVMAVAPSLWVAIAGTVLVGLGNVLLSVGLGPLVQTYVERDFLGRVMGIFRSVNTGCMLLGAGVAGSLIAIVDTRLVIGSSGVLLVVAAIVTGSRLAREVVALEGAKEDSQPAPVLAAAAASSSQGNASP from the coding sequence ATGCCGGTTTCCCAGGAGGTGGTCGATGCCCCCTCTCGGTGGATTGTACGTACTCGCGGGCTGGTGGTAAACGGGTGCTGCACCTCCGCACCTTGTCTGGAGCCTCCCATCCTCGCCACCCTGAAACATCGTGACTTCGCGCTGCTGTGGGGGAGTCAGGTCATCTCCGGCCTCGGGGACTGGCTGCGGAACATGGCGCTGCTCTACTGGGTGTTCTCCATCACCGGTGGGGAGTCACCCGTGGCCACGGCGGCCATCGCGGTCATCACCATGGCGCCAGCGCTGTTGCTGGGGCTGACGGCGGGCACGCTGGCCGATCGCTGGGAGCGCCGCCGGGTCCTCATCTCCTGTGATGCCATCCGGGGAGGGCTCAGCCTGCTGATGTTGCTTGCTGTGGCGACGAGCAATCTGCCGCTGGCGTATGGGGTGGCCTTCTGCTCCAGCGTGGTGGAGCAGCTCTATGATCCTGCCCGCGCGGCGCTGATTCGCGCGGTGGTGCCTCGGGAAGAGCTGATGGCCGCCAGCTCGCTGAGGCAGACCACGACGAGCGCCATCGCCATGCTGGGGATGGCGGTGGGGACGAGCATCTATTTCCTGTTGGGGCCGTGGTGGAGCTTCGTGCTGGACTCGGCGAGCTTCTTCGCGTCGATGCTGTGCGGCCTGGCGTTGAAGACCCGGAGCGTGGGGACCAGCTCGAGCGCCCTGTCCTCGGTGTGGCGTGGGGCGAAGGAGGGGCTGAGCCATGTGCGCGGCAGCCCCTTCGTGCGCAGCCTGCTGGTGCTGGGAGGCATGGCCATGCTGGCCTCGGGCCTGCTCGAGGTCGTGCAAATCTATCTCGTCACCCAGCAGCTGGGGCTGCCGGAGGATCGCCTGGCGTGGCTGGGCACGGCACTGGGCGTATCGATGTTCGCGGGCTTCGCGCTGGTGGGCGTCTTCCACCAGCGGTTCGAGCCGCGGTGGTTGCCGGGGCTGGGCATCGGCGTGGCCGGCGTGGGAGTGGGAGTCATGGCCGTGGCCCCCTCGCTGTGGGTGGCCATCGCCGGCACGGTGCTGGTGGGGTTGGGCAACGTGCTGCTCAGCGTGGGGTTGGGGCCCCTGGTGCAGACCTACGTCGAGAGGGATTTCCTGGGGCGGGTGATGGGCATCTTCCGCTCGGTGAACACGGGCTGTATGTTGCTGGGGGCCGGTGTCGCGGGCTCTCTGATCGCCATCGTGGACACCCGGCTGGTCATCGGCTCCTCCGGCGTGCTGTTGGTGGTGGCGGCGATCGTGACCGGAAGCCGGCTGGCGCGCGAGGTCGTCGCGCTGGAGGGCGCGAAGGAGGACTCGCAGCCAGCGCCCGTCCTGGCGGCCGCCGCCGCATCCTCATCGCAGGGCAATGCGAGCCCCTGA
- a CDS encoding ABC transporter ATP-binding protein, whose amino-acid sequence MNTTAAASSSTESVPQRTLIQLEGLSRVFETTEVETHAISDVNLVVRAGEWVSIVGPSGSGKTTLLAVLGLLDSANKGTYLLNGQSVLELSAEEQAQIRNRHIGFIFQSFNLIGDLTVYENVELPLTYRGMPAAERKARVEKALERVGLSHRLQHLPGQLSGGQQQRVAVARAVAGEPLILLADEPTGNLDSKNGESVMELLSELHKGGATLIMVTHDPAQAQRGTRKVSLFDGRVVQDEHLRQAPPPPSPKPV is encoded by the coding sequence ATGAACACGACAGCGGCGGCAAGCAGCAGCACGGAGAGCGTGCCCCAGCGCACCCTCATCCAACTGGAGGGCCTCAGCCGGGTCTTCGAGACCACGGAGGTGGAGACGCACGCCATCTCGGACGTGAACCTCGTGGTGCGGGCCGGCGAGTGGGTGTCCATTGTCGGCCCCTCCGGCTCCGGAAAGACGACCCTGCTGGCGGTGCTGGGGTTGTTGGACTCGGCCAACAAAGGCACCTACCTGCTCAACGGCCAGTCCGTGCTGGAGCTGTCCGCCGAGGAGCAGGCGCAGATCCGCAACCGCCATATCGGCTTCATCTTCCAGAGCTTCAACCTGATTGGCGACCTGACCGTCTACGAGAACGTGGAGCTGCCGCTCACCTACCGCGGCATGCCGGCCGCGGAGCGCAAGGCGCGGGTGGAGAAGGCGCTGGAGCGCGTGGGGTTGAGCCACCGGCTGCAGCACCTGCCGGGGCAGCTCTCTGGAGGGCAACAGCAGCGCGTGGCGGTGGCGCGCGCGGTGGCGGGCGAGCCCCTCATCCTCCTGGCGGACGAGCCCACCGGCAACCTGGACTCGAAGAATGGCGAGTCGGTGATGGAGCTGCTCTCCGAGCTGCACAAGGGAGGGGCGACGTTGATCATGGTGACGCATGATCCGGCGCAGGCCCAGCGCGGCACCCGCAAGGTGAGCCTGTTCGACGGGCGCGTCGTCCAGGACGAGCACCTGCGTCAGGCGCCGCCTCCGCCCTCACCCAAGCCGGTGTGA